Below is a window of bacterium DNA.
AAATCCTCAAAGGCTGAATTATCTCATCAAGAGATTTATAATGCTCTGGAGTTACCTTATCAACCAGGGAAAACAGTCAAATCATTTTGTGGGGATTCATACTGTAGTGCCAAAACTCAACCTCTCTACTCTGTAAGTTGTTGATAATACAAGACTTATTTTTTTAAGCGGCGAAGTTGGGATGTGCCTTTGGGCAGAATAGCAATTACATAACGACTGGTTATCTCTAAAAAAATGGGCTGCCACAAATGCCTATCTGCTCCATAGATGTGCACTTTTTCCGAGCTAATCCTAATGGGATTTCCCCAGAGTCGAAACTTGTTATTTTTACGATTAAAGGTAGCAGTAATCCATTTTTCAAAGATATGTGGCGAAAGTTGGGAACTAAATTTCATAACCACAGGTGCTCCATGCAAGATAGTAAATCGTCCTTGAGTCTGTAAGGTTGTTTTCTCCATTGAATACCAGACTGTCTCTTCAGCATCTTCAGTAGCACTTTTATATATTTTTAGGACATAAACCAGATGTGCTCGGTGGTCCACAAAGCTGTCACTGCGATTAGTTACCTTACCATTATAATAGAAATCGTGCCCCCCTCGTGAAGTTGAAGGAAAGCGTAATTGAGAAATAGAAAAAAGAGGCGAATATATCTTTTGAAGCTCAGGTAAGCAAATCTTCATCTCTTCCAGTCTATCTACCATAGCAAATCGAGAACTTCTTCGCTCCTTAGTTAATTGACTCTTTTCTTCAAATTCCTCTGATGTAGCATTTATAATCTCCTCTTCCTCTCCCTCTTCATCATCAATCTCAAAGAAATTCTCAGATTCAAAGACCAATCGCCCATATCTTTTACCAGAGTTAAGTTCTAATACCTTTTGCCACAACTGACCAAATGTCCAACCGCTAATCCAGAGCCTATCCAAAACAGGTGTGGAATCTACTAATCTTTTAATCCACGGGTCACATTCTTTGATATCTTCCATAGTATAATAGACTGGATGACGAGGAATAAGTTTTTCCAGAAACCCTATGTATTGATTCTTTGCTCCATCCCATACCTTGTAAAGAGTCTCATCAATAGGTTCTAACCGAACCCCAAGATTCTTGAAGATTCCTTCCATTTCTGGCTCTTGTGTTGTATTTGGAACCGTCTCAAGGAGATAGCTCTTAACCAGACCAGAGATTATCTGCCTCTTATCTATCTCTTCCTTCTTTTCTTGAACATATCCTTCCAGATAGTCCATTACCTGCTTACGGGTAGAGATGGTTTCTATGGACATCATAGACCTCCAAATTAATATCCTAAAAGTGTCAACGCTGGTTTAACCCTACGAGTTAATCTCTAACTTTCTAATTCGCTCTTTATCCATTTTTTATCTTTGCCTGGGCCGCGGCTAAGCGGGCAATAGGCACTCGATATGGTGAACAGGAGACATAGGTCATATTGACTAAATGGCAGAATTCTACGGAACTGGGTTCTCCACCATGCTCGCCACAGATACCAACTTTAAGTCCTGGTTTTGTTTTGCGTCCTTTTTCTATCCCAATTTTCACTAATTCGCCTACTCCATCACGGTCTAAAACCTCAAATGGATTTTGGGGTAAGACACCTTTCTCAAGGTATCTATCTAAGAATTTCCCTTCGGCATCATCTCTGGAAAAGCCAAATGTGGTTTGCGTTAAGTCATTTGTGCCAAATGAGAAAAACTCTGCCTCCTCAGCGATTTTATCTGCCGTAATCGCCGCTCTGGGTAATTCTATCATCGTTCCAACTAAGTAATCTACTGCTACTCCATATTTTTCAAATGTCTCTTTAGCCACCTTATCTGTAATCTGGCGTTGCAGTTTTAGTTCTTTTACCGTTCCAACTAATGGAATCATTACTTCAGGTAAGACTTTATATCCTTCTTTAGTCAATTCGCAAGCCGCTTCAAATATTGCCCGTGCCTGCATCTCAGAGACCTCTGGATAGGTAATTCCCAGGCGACAGCCTCGAAGTCCTAACATTGGATTTACCTCTCTCAAAGTTTCTACCTTGTGTAACAACGTTTCAATCTCTGCTATTTTATTTTTGTCTCCTTTAGTTGTCTTCAAAGTAGCCAGTTCTACCAGTAATTCTTCATATTTAGGTAAGAATTCATGGAGTGGTGGGTCTAAAAGTCTAATAGTCACTGGTAAACCATTCATTGCCTTGAAAATACCGGTGAAATCTTCTCTTTGCATAGGTAATAATTTATCCAGAGCCTTGCGTCTTTCTTGTTCATTATTTGCCAGAATCATTTCTTGCATAATAGGCAATCTATCCTCGGCAAAGAACATATGCTCGGTGCGACAGAGTCCAATTCCCTGGGCGCCAAATTCACGGGCTATGCCGGCTGATTTTGGGTCATCGGCATTAGTTCTGACACCTAATCTCTTTATTTCATCTGCCCAGAGGAGTAATGTTTTTGCCTCATCACTCATTTCTGGGTCTATCGTGGGTGCCTTGCCTAAAATTACCCGACCTGTAGAGCCATCCAGGGTGATGAAATCACCTTCTTTAATTATTTTCCCCTTTACTTCAAATTTCTTTCCATGTTCATCTACTTTAATTGCTTCACAGCCCGCAACACAACATTTTCCCATACCACGAGCGACAACTGCGGCATGTGAAGTCATTCCACCACGTGCGGTTAATATCCCTTCAGCCACCGCCATTCCGTGAATGTCATCTGGTGAAGTCTCATTTCGGACTAAAATGACCTTTTTACCTGCCTCAACCCATTCGCAGGCATCATCCGGGGTAAGAACTACCATCCCACACGCCGCCCCTGGCGATGCCGGTAACCCTGTAGCTAATACCTCGACGCTCGCTTTGGGGTCAATATGTCGATGAAGTAATTGGTCTAATTGTTGTGGTTGAACACGCATTATTGCTTCTTCTCTGGTAATTAACCCTTCATTAGTCATATCAACAGCAATCTTGATTTCAGATTGAGCGGTTCTTTTACCGGTTCGAGTTTGAAGCATGTATAATTTCTCATTCTCAATTGTGAATTCAATATCCTGCATATTTCGATAATGTCCCTCAAGTTTCTGGTATATATCAACTAATTGTTTGTATGCCTGGGGTAAATCTTTTTCTAATTCGGCAATCGGTTTTGGTGTCCTAATTCCAGCGACAACATCTTCACCCTGAGCATTAGTTAAATACTCGCCGTAAAACTTTTTCTCACCAGTAGAAGGATTTCGGGTAAAGGCAACACCTGTTCCTGATGTCTCCCCCATATTCCCAAACACCATCGCTTGAACATTAACTGCTGTGCCTAAATTATCAGGTATTTTATGCAACTTGCGATAAGTTACTGCTCTTGGTGTATCCCAGGATTCAAACACGGCATTAATGGCCATCTTAAGTTGCTCCTTTGGCTCCTGAGGGAAATGAATTTGTTCTTTTTCCCGAAGCATAGCTAAATATCGGGCAAGGACATTCCGAAGCCCCTCAACCGACAGCTCAGTATCAAGTTTTACTCCCTCTTCTTCTTTGACCTCGTTTAAGATAAACTCAAAATTTTCATGTTTTACTCCTAAAACGACATTTGAAAACATCTGGATAAATCTACGATAAGAATCATAAGCCATCCTTGGATTTTGTGTCTTCTTCGCCAATCCTTCTACGGAGTGAGTATTTAATCCTAAATTCAGGATGGTGTCCATCATCCCCGGCATAGATATTTTTGCCCCGGAGCGAACCGAAACAAGCAGTGGATTTTCTGGGTCACCAAATTTCTTACCCATTACCTCTTCTAACTTCTTCATATTCTCCTCAATCTCTCCTTCTAACCCTTCTGGATAGGCACCGTTATGTTGGTCATAATAAATACAAGCCTCTGTCGTAATGGTAAATCCCGGTGGCACAGGTATGCCAATGTTGGTCATTTCAGCCAATCCTGCCCCTTTTCCTCCTAATAAATCTTTCATGTCTTTAGTCCCTTCTGCTTTACCCTGAGCAAAAAAATAGATGTGTTTTTTTGTTGCCATTTTAAAAACCTCCATTATTTAGTTAAATTTTAAATTTGGTAATGAAATATTATATAAAAATATATTGCTAATGTCAACCTTTTTTTAGTAAGAAAAAGTTTGACAATATTTAAAAAGTTTATTATAATAACCTTTAATGAATTTAGCCAATAAATTAACCTTATTAAGAATTATTCTGGTGCCTTTTTTTGTCATATTTTTAGCCTATGACAATGTGTACTCTTATTATCTAAGTCTATTGGTATTTCTTATCTGTGCTATAACAGATATTTATGACGGTAAGATTGCTCGAAAGTATGGATTAGAAACTACCTTTGGAAAGTTTGCCGACCCATTAGCCGATAAAATATTAGTTTCTGCGGCGTTTATTTATTTTGTAGAGATGCCAGCGTTACACATACCCGCATGGATGGTAATCTTGATTATTACACGAGAATTTGTGGTTACAGGACTGAGAATGATTGCGATGTCAAAAGGTGTAGTCATTGCCGCTTCGTTAAAAGGTAAATTAAAAACCACCTTTCAGATTACGACAATTATCATTATTTTACTTATCCTGGTTATAAAGACATATCTGCGGGATTTTCTTGGAATAGAAAATACCCTTTTCCCTTTTTCAGTGGTTTTAGAATATACACCTTTAATTTTAATGTCAATAACTACCTTTTTTACAGTGATAACCGGTATCTGGTTTACTATTTTACATAAAAAACTCGTAACTATTTAGCCATCTATAGTGAGACAACATTATTTATTCCATATCGGATGTAAAACACTAATGTTGTTATCACTGATATTTCCAGTAATAACATCATTTAACCCATCGTTATTTACATCAGCAATGGCTAATCCTCCAGGTGCTTTACCGGTAGGAAAATATAAGGGAGGAAGGAGATGTCCTTTATTATCCTGAAGATAAATAGTGAAGGTTTCTCCGTGTGTGGTTACTAAGTCAGCTCGGCCGTCATTATTAATATCACCTATTTTTACCCCGCCAGCCCGACCGTCTTTACTTGTCGCCGTGCCAATTAGTCCAAATGAAGTCTCATCCTTTCGTCCAAAAATGGAGACAGGGCCTCCAGAGGCGGCAATTTCATTTATTCCATCACCCGTTAGGTCTCCGATAGCAACCGTAGATGGATTTCCACCCGCAGTTTGAAGTGCCCCCATTGGCAGAAGAGACTTATCTGGTTGTTGGAAATATGCATTCACGGTGTTGTTTCCATAATTAACCGTCGCAATATCTTCTCTTCCATCCCCATTTATATCTCCGATGGCTAACCAGTATGAAATTGGACCTGAGGCATAAACAATATGGCTAAATATTTCATTTCCCTGTCGTTGCATTGTTAGACTCTCACATTTTTTAAAAGAACCAAGTAGATAATCATAACTTTCCTTAACCTCTGGTAACCAGGTAAAAATACTAATAGAAGTTGCCCCTGAATTAGGGACAACAATATCATTTCTTCCATCGCCATTAACATCACCTACGGCTAATCCATAAGGGCCTCGTTCAGTGCGGAATACCATTGCTTGAGTGAGTGTGCCACCTTTATTTTGAGTAAAGATATGAATAACATCAGCCGCCGCACAACCAACCACCACATCATTTAACCCATCAGCATTCATATCCCCTATGCCTACCCCAAAAGGACCTTGATTAACGGGATAGGTGGTTTGTGTGGCTAATTTTCCATCGGCTAGTTGAATAAAAACACTGATGTTGTTATCATAATAGTTAGCCGATACAACATCATTTAATCCATCGCCATTAACATCTCCAGCCGCAATAATTCCCGGGGAGCCACCGGTTTGATATGAGGTAGGTAAGGTCATTGAAATCTCGCCACCTTTTGGGGCTCTGGCATCGTAAGAAAATTCTACCACCTGATATGGTGAAACATTTCCTTCACGGTCACTCGCCGCCAAATAAAGCCTGTGTCCCCCACTTCCACTTACCCTTAAATTCTTAATGTAGGGATTGATTGTCCAGTTAGTATTAGGTTGCTGGTCGAGTTTATAGAAATAAGCCACTATTTCCTCACCGGCTGGTGGTTTCCAGGTGATATTAAATGAATGTTTCCCTGCCTCTTGAGTAACCTTTATATCTATGGGTGGATTGATTGTTTTAGCCCAAACTACACTCTGGATAAAAAAGATAAATAAAAAGATTAATATTTGCATTTCTAATTTCCTCCTTTGATTTGGTAATTAGTTACCAGTTCATCTAACCGATTACTTACTTTTAATTTCGTAAAGCCCTATTTTATAAAAGAATTGGTAACTATTCACCATTCACAATTCACCATTCACAATTTCTTCCCTAAATTTCCTTAATAATGGTGAATGGTGAATTGTCAATTGTGAATTATCACTCTTCACGGTGTCAAGCAAACCTGGCCCAAGAGTTCGATGCACCGCTATAGCGCATCCAATGACTCTATTCGATAATTCATCAAATTTCACTTCGTGCTCTCCGTACCCTTCGTGGTGAATAGTTACAAGAATTGTAACTATTTATCCCGGTGAAGTAAGACAGTAGGTTCACGGAGCAAGGAAGCTTATTTTCTACCTTGCTCTTTTGTTTCACTTCGGATGGTTAAATAGGTAGAAAGAATTTTATCATATTCTGGAGTAGTATGTCAACAAAAATTTGAATTTATCCGTAGATTATGCGAATTTACGGTAACTGTTCACCGCAGAGACACAGAGACGCAGAGAAAAAAATTAAAATCTATTGGTAACTATTCAGCCACAGATGGACACAGATGAAACACTGATTTTATTTTTTTATCCGTGCTAATCCGTGTTAATCAGTGGCTGAATAGTTACTTTATTTCTATGTCTTCTCTGCGAACTCTTGCGTCTCTGCGGTAAAGGACTACCTGAACGGTTACAATTTACGCAGAAATGCCCATAGCACCTTATCGAGCTGAGATTTTGTATGGGTTGCCATCACACTCAGTCTTATACGGGATTTTCCTTTTGGCACGGTTGGTGGTCTTATCCCTGGGGCAAAAATGCCATATTCATAAAGAAAATTTGCTACATCCATCGTTTTATTGCTATCTCCTATAAATACAG
It encodes the following:
- the ppdK gene encoding pyruvate, phosphate dikinase: MATKKHIYFFAQGKAEGTKDMKDLLGGKGAGLAEMTNIGIPVPPGFTITTEACIYYDQHNGAYPEGLEGEIEENMKKLEEVMGKKFGDPENPLLVSVRSGAKISMPGMMDTILNLGLNTHSVEGLAKKTQNPRMAYDSYRRFIQMFSNVVLGVKHENFEFILNEVKEEEGVKLDTELSVEGLRNVLARYLAMLREKEQIHFPQEPKEQLKMAINAVFESWDTPRAVTYRKLHKIPDNLGTAVNVQAMVFGNMGETSGTGVAFTRNPSTGEKKFYGEYLTNAQGEDVVAGIRTPKPIAELEKDLPQAYKQLVDIYQKLEGHYRNMQDIEFTIENEKLYMLQTRTGKRTAQSEIKIAVDMTNEGLITREEAIMRVQPQQLDQLLHRHIDPKASVEVLATGLPASPGAACGMVVLTPDDACEWVEAGKKVILVRNETSPDDIHGMAVAEGILTARGGMTSHAAVVARGMGKCCVAGCEAIKVDEHGKKFEVKGKIIKEGDFITLDGSTGRVILGKAPTIDPEMSDEAKTLLLWADEIKRLGVRTNADDPKSAGIAREFGAQGIGLCRTEHMFFAEDRLPIMQEMILANNEQERRKALDKLLPMQREDFTGIFKAMNGLPVTIRLLDPPLHEFLPKYEELLVELATLKTTKGDKNKIAEIETLLHKVETLREVNPMLGLRGCRLGITYPEVSEMQARAIFEAACELTKEGYKVLPEVMIPLVGTVKELKLQRQITDKVAKETFEKYGVAVDYLVGTMIELPRAAITADKIAEEAEFFSFGTNDLTQTTFGFSRDDAEGKFLDRYLEKGVLPQNPFEVLDRDGVGELVKIGIEKGRKTKPGLKVGICGEHGGEPSSVEFCHLVNMTYVSCSPYRVPIARLAAAQAKIKNG
- the pgsA gene encoding CDP-diacylglycerol--glycerol-3-phosphate 3-phosphatidyltransferase — its product is MNLANKLTLLRIILVPFFVIFLAYDNVYSYYLSLLVFLICAITDIYDGKIARKYGLETTFGKFADPLADKILVSAAFIYFVEMPALHIPAWMVILIITREFVVTGLRMIAMSKGVVIAASLKGKLKTTFQITTIIIILLILVIKTYLRDFLGIENTLFPFSVVLEYTPLILMSITTFFTVITGIWFTILHKKLVTI
- a CDS encoding VCBS repeat-containing protein, giving the protein MQILIFLFIFFIQSVVWAKTINPPIDIKVTQEAGKHSFNITWKPPAGEEIVAYFYKLDQQPNTNWTINPYIKNLRVSGSGGHRLYLAASDREGNVSPYQVVEFSYDARAPKGGEISMTLPTSYQTGGSPGIIAAGDVNGDGLNDVVSANYYDNNISVFIQLADGKLATQTTYPVNQGPFGVGIGDMNADGLNDVVVGCAAADVIHIFTQNKGGTLTQAMVFRTERGPYGLAVGDVNGDGRNDIVVPNSGATSISIFTWLPEVKESYDYLLGSFKKCESLTMQRQGNEIFSHIVYASGPISYWLAIGDINGDGREDIATVNYGNNTVNAYFQQPDKSLLPMGALQTAGGNPSTVAIGDLTGDGINEIAASGGPVSIFGRKDETSFGLIGTATSKDGRAGGVKIGDINNDGRADLVTTHGETFTIYLQDNKGHLLPPLYFPTGKAPGGLAIADVNNDGLNDVITGNISDNNISVLHPIWNK